A section of the Cottoperca gobio chromosome 17, fCotGob3.1, whole genome shotgun sequence genome encodes:
- the pter gene encoding N-acetyltaurine hydrolase encodes MSELSGKVQTVLGLVDPDQLGRTMTHEHLTMSFGCGYFPPPSGDEAVAENPFQMQHMHWLRQNPYSCHENLLLQQETSAVRDELLAYRKAGGGTIVENTTVGIDRDLPTLKQHAKDTGVHVIAGAGYYVDSTHTEATKRMSVEKLTDTIVSEVLHGGDGTDIRCGVIGEIGTGWPITESEMKVLKATAHAQIQLGCPVIIHPGRNPEAPAEVLRILQEAGGDISKTVMSHLDRTIFDDGELLEFAKLGSYLEYDLFGTEMLNYHYNLEVDMPSDSQRVKALAFLVKEGYDDKIVVAHDIHTKSRLTKYGGHGYSHILNNIVPKMLMRGISQRQVDKILIDNPKHWLTFK; translated from the exons ATGTCTGAGTTGAGTGGGAAGGTCCAGACCGTCCTGGGTCTGGTGGATCCGGACCAGCTGGGCCGCACCATGACCCACGAGCACCTGACCATGTCATTTGGGTGCGGCTACTTCCCTCCTCCTTCGGGCGACGAGGCGGTGGCAGAGAACCCGTTTCAGATGCAGCACATGCACTGGCTGAGACAGAACCCCTACAGCTGCCACgagaacctgctgctgcagcaggagacCAGCGCTGTGCGGGATGAGCTGCTGGCCTACAGGAAGGCCGGTGGGGGCACGATAGTGGAGAACACCACTGTGGGCATCGACCGGGACCTGCCCACCCTCAAGCAGCATGCTAAGGACACCGGGGTTCACGTCATAGCAGGAGCAGGGTACTATGTGGACTCCACCCACACTGAGGCCACCAAGAGAATGAGTGTGGAGAAG CTCACAGACACCATCGTCAGCGAGGTGCTTCATGGCGGCGACGGTACAGACATCCGCTGTGGTGTGATCGGAGAGATCGGCACCGGCTGGCCCATCACGGAGAGTGAGATGAAGGTGCTGAAGGCCACAGCTCACGCTCAGATCCAGCTGGGCTGCCCCGTTATCATCCATCCCGGTAGGAATCCCGAAGCTCCGGCTGAAGTCCTCCGGATCCTTCAGGAGGCCGGAGGTGACATCAGCAAAACTGTCATGTCACACCTGGACAG GACTATATTTGATGATGGTGAGCTGCTTGAGTTTGCAAAGCTGGGGAGTTACCTGGAGTATGATCTGTTTGGAACCGAGATGCTCAACTACCATTATAACCTGGAGGTGGACATGCCCAGTGACAGCCAGAGAGTGAAGGC CTTGGCGTTCCTCGTGAAGGAGGGCTACGACGACAAGATAGTGGTTGCACATGACATCCACACCAAGAGCCGTCTCACTAAGTACGGCGGCCACGGCTACTCTCACATCCTCAACAACATTGTGCCAAAGATGCTGATGAGGGGCATCTCGCAGCGCCAGGTGGATAAGATCCTCATCGACAACCCGAAGCACTGGCTGACCTTCAAATAA
- the c1ql3b gene encoding complement C1q-like protein 3b: MIATGVCGVALVLVLVVLIPVVVNTAGTPARYEMLGSCQMVCDSHGTAATATAKATNPIKDNRLAQSLPTFIQGPQGEPGRVGRMGSRGPIGDPGPPGPTGPPGERGAPGPPGAPGSNGPNGAISAATYNTIPKIAFYAGLKKQHEGYEVLKFDDVVTNLGNHYDPSSGKFTCSIPGIYFFVYHVLMRGGDGTSMWADLCKNNQVRASAIAQDADQNYDYASNSAVLHLEPGDEIYIKLDGGKAHGGNNNKYSTFSGFMLYAD; this comes from the exons ATGATCGCAACTGGTGTTTGTGGCGTCGCGCTGGTGCTGGTGTTAGTGGTGCTGATCCCGGTGGTGGTGAACACCGCCGGGACACCAGCCCGCTACGAGATGCTCGGGTCCTGTCAAATGGTGTGCGATTCCCACGGGACTGCAGCCACGGCCACGGCCAAGGCAACCAACCCGATCAAAGACAACCGCCTGGCTCAGTCGCTTCCGACTTTCATCCAAGGACCTCAAGGAGAGCCGGGACGCGTGGGGAGGATGGGCTCGAGGGGTCCTATTGGTGATCCCGGGCCACCTGGACCTACTGGTCCGCCCGGAGAGAGAGGGGCACCGGGTCCACCCGGAGCACCTGGATCAAACGGGCCTAACGGTGCCATCAGCGCCGCTACTTACAACACAATCCCAAAGATTGCCTTCTATGCAGGACTGAAGAAGCAGCACGAGGGATATGAAGTGTTGAAATTCGACGATGTTGTCACAAATCTGGGCAACCACTATGACCCCTCTTCAGGGAAATTCACCTGCTCAATACCGGGGATTTACTTCTTTGTTTATCATGTGCTGATGCGAGGCGGAGATGGAACCAGCATGTGGGCTGACCTCTGTAAAAACAACCAG GTGAGAGCCAGTGCCATCGCACAAGACGCCGACCAGAACTACGACTACGCCAGCAACAGCGCTGTCCTGCACCTCGAGCCCGGGGACGAGATTTACATCAAGCTGGACGGCGGAAAGGCGCACGggggcaacaacaacaagtacAGCACCTTCTCCGGCTTTATGTTGTACGCCGATTGA